The region CTGGAAATGCTTAACAGAGAGAAGACGCAGAACCAGCATCTGGAGCAACAACTGCAGGTGAGCCCTTTAAAGATGATAGTggcttaagttaattaaaagaaaacggTTCTGATACCCTTTCCCTCTTCACAGTTTGCTCAATCCTCCATTGCTCAGCTGGAGACTACCCGCTCCTCGCAGCAGGCTCAGATATCCACGCTGCAGTCGCAAGTCCAGTCTCTGGAGCTGACCATCCAGACCCTCGGCCGGTACGTCGGCCAACTGGTGGAGCACAACCCCGACCTGGAGCTGCCAAACGAGGTGCGCCGCATGCTCCAGCAGCTTGACGACCTGGAACGCCAGCGTCGTAAGCCCATCTTTACCGAGCGCAAAATCGGCAAGTCCATTTCAGTCAACAGTCACTTGGGGTTTCCACTCAAGGTGCTCGAAGAGCTGACCGAAAGAGAAGAACATGGTTCGCCACAAAAGCAGAAGAAGGAGAAGACACCTTTTTTTGAGCAGTTgcgtcagcagcagcaacagcatcgCCTCAACGGGCAATCCTCCAATGCCAGCGAGTCGTTGTCCCCGACGCCACCCTCGCGACCCAACCGACTGCTGGACAACGCTAGCGCCCGGACCGTCATGCAGGTGAAGCTGGACGAGCTGAAGTTGCCGGAACACGTGGACAAGTTCGTGGCAAATATCAAAAGCCCGCTGGAGGTGGACTCGGGCGTTGGCACGCCCCTCAGTCCGCCCAGCACGGCGAGTAACAGCAGCGGAGGAAGCATATTCAGTCGTATGGGATACCGCACCACGCCCCCGGCTCTCTCTCCGTTGGCCCAGCGCCAGAGCTACGGAGTGGCCATCACCACGGCTCCGTCTCCCCAGCACATGGAGGAAGTGCCGCCAGCCACGACGATGGCTGTGATGTCTCAAGAGGACGTCGAGGAGCCGCAGGCCATGCATCCGCTCAGCATGGTCGGAGGCGATGTCAACGTGCGCTTCAAGGGCACTACGCAGCTCAAGTCCATTCGTCCGGTGCACCACATGCGAGCTATTCCGATGGGTGGCGTTCAGCACCAGTCCAGCACGGAGTCCGCGGTGGGAGTGGCTCCCGTGCCCGTGGAGCTAGCACCGCCGGCGGCCACGGCGACCACCGGTCGCAGCTAACGGTTCTGATTCATCGGGAAACTGCTGCGCGGATTTTATCGCGACTAGGGCCCGAAGGCAGAGCGGGCAGCTTAGAACCTCGACGCTACTCATAACCTCTTATGTTGCGGCTTAGATACGATTAACCCAACCTATAAGATATAAACTTCGACTACTTCGTTTTCAAATTGTGTGGATGTGTCGATGTGCGCACAAAATGTTGCCATAGATATTGCTCCGAAAGTTATGCAATCGTTATAAACTGATGTCCCAAATATTAGACAAGTATACAGCTTATAGGAATAAATTGGATAATGCTTTTTCAaggttttataaatttggcTACTGCATCAAAATCGAAGCTTATAACCTAGGCCACGCccgaaaaacaacaaaatcaaaaaaagcATTAATGAGTCTGTACTCTTTTTAGTTTTCCTTCTTATATTGACTTAGTACTTAACGAATTTACTTAGTAGCTTACTTGTTGATTTTCGTGTTTCTTTAGTTATAGACCATTAGTTCTTAATGTTATTCTTAATTTACTTATATTTGTAAATTTCTCCCAGGGTTTTACTTTGCAATGTAAACTATAGTCAGAAACCTAATGTATAAAGGAATTCCGATGATACTTGATTGTACATTGTTCTTGAGTAGGATACAACTTTCTGAAATCTCTTTCATTATGATTATGGTACTTGGATTGTATTGAttgtttacttaaatatacgattatgaaatatgaataatacAAGCAAAGGAAACAATTGCTTCTGTGTTAAGTACTTATCTATTGCTTAGCTGGACGGCTTTTATCAGGCGTTCGGAGTTTGTGTAGCTGATTTGTGTTAGACTATGAGTAAAATCAACAACAATTACATGAAAACAGTAATAAAGTCAAAACTTATTTAATCAAAACTAAATATCTGTTTCCTTCTTAAGCCCGCAAGGTAAAGACGCAGACATTGGTTTTTTTATGGTAAAATCAATgcgattttataatttattcgttTAAGACTAATATCTTAATTCGAGAAAGCTAAATTTACTAAagtttctatttatttattacaatagcGTGCTCTTAATGCATAAAGCGAAAACAACTAGCCTTATTTTATTGGTATATCACATACAATTTAATGCTTATATGCTATTATTAACATTCCAAGTCTCCTAGGTCCGGCACATCTTGCATTCTCACTATTGATTAGAAGGGGCTAGTCTAATGAAAACATCACAGTTTTAGTCAAACTAAATTCaagaaattcttttttattaaaagtggctgaaaattttaaaaattaatgtggCACTGCAGAATTTATGCTACGAAAAAGCTATTTCCAAAAGCCAATTCAGCTACACCTTGAGCGGAGACTTATGGCTCCCAAAAGTGTGGATGAGTTGGTTTTTGTGGAGGAAAGGATGTCGTGTCCTGGTCCTGCCTTTGCACCCAAAAAACCCACCCAAAGATTTTCCTGCTTAAAGCGTGTATGTACAAATAGGTCCGTAGTCCGTCGGTCTAACTAACTAGTTACAAGATACCCTGAGGACATGCATCCTTTCTACTCCTTAAACTCTGGCTTAAAGCTAAACTCCGCCGTGGGCTGCTGGACTCCAACTCCGtttgccgccgctgccgccgccgctgctgccgaaGCGGCGCTAAGTGCTGCGAGGTTCCCGAGCATGGAAGGGTTTTGGGTCATTCCGGGATAGAGGTTCTGGTAGAAGAGCGGATTCTGCAGCTGGAAGAGGGCCATCAGGTGGGTGAGTTGGAAGTTGGGGGCCGTGGGATCCACTCCAGGAGCAGCGGTTGCGGGAAGCAGACCGGGAAACAGGCCGTTGGTCAGCGGGAGCAAAGGCGTAGTTGGCTGGGATTGGGGCTGCAGCAGGGCAGGATTGCTGGTATCGTCCACGACCTTGAGGCGCTTGGCATCCTGCTGAGCATCGGCGGGCAGTTGCTGCAATGAGAGAAgaacaatatatttaattaataatatctaGGAATCTGATTTCTATACTTACAATTTTCTTTGGCGGCCTGCCGCGTTTGCGGGACAGGAAATGCTCGGCGGAGAGGGAGGAGAGCGGAGTGGAGGCGTTGCTGCTACAAACGGAGTGGCTGACTTGGGGTTGGCTTGTGCCAAtggactgctgctgctggggtgCGGCATCCAGGGAGGACTCCTCCACGTCCTGCTTGACCTTGAACTGCTGGTAGGCCTGCTCGCCGTCCTGACGATCGTGCTTCCGCTTGTGGCTGATCATCTGGCTGCTGGAGTGCAGGATGTAGTCGCAGCCCTCGCGGACGCAGTGGATGTGGTTGCACACGGTGGAGAACTTGCAGGCCTCGAAGGGACACGTCTCGGTCTTCAGGATCTTCTTGAAGCCATCCATCTTCAGCTGGTGGTCCTTCAGATGGTAGGTCTTGTGTTTGTCTAAGGAAGACATGttattatgttattattattagagtagttaaatgaaaatacaatgTAGACGTTGCGCAGAATTCGTTATATAGAACCCATCAAGACTTCTATAGCTGCCTCGAATATCTCTTTTTTCTATCTTAATCATTATAGGTGTTTCAAGTAGACTTACCCATATCAGCCTTGTTCTTGAAGGTGTGGTTGCAGCCATCGCGACAGCAGTGGTAGTGCGAGATCTTCTTGCCAAAGAAGGGGCAGTCCTCGATGCGGCAGTTCTCGTGCGCCCGGAAGCGCCGGAAGCCCTCGTTGACGATCTCGGAGTCCTTGCGGTGGAAGTTGGCGTGCATCTGGACGTCGCTGGTGCTCACGTACACCTTCGGGCAGTGCTCGTAGACGCAGTGGTAGTGGGTCTGCTTCCAGTTGTAGGCACAGCCCTCGCCGTAGGCCGGAGCACAGTCGTCCGCCGAGGAGAAGCGAGCGAAGCCCAGCTTGAGGCTCTCCTTGCGCTTCTTGTGCCACTTGAGGTGCCGGATGATGTCGTCCTTCTTGCTCAGGATCTTGCCCTGGCAGGGCTCCTCGTGGCAGTGGAAGTGCTCC is a window of Drosophila biarmipes strain raj3 chromosome 3R, RU_DBia_V1.1, whole genome shotgun sequence DNA encoding:
- the LOC108027211 gene encoding transcription factor castor isoform X1, with amino-acid sequence MANQMEFIMQLYMMNLMKQQQQQQLQQQQLQQQQQQPLAGYTYTQNEDISSSTCLQQQHEQQQHQQQQSQLQQPQQDHLKTRTHKRISSQNTNSSSSRSCSPNSNLIAFQPQQYTGATAATPTPNTTPNNNPTHNLVSQMLLNTLPPLTQYMLQQQQQQQHLLTTSNLLLTPTHTPSSLGKLDPPQHQLLLGQLASSEQFTTNNFLQSSTVTSTPIEKAATPATSAGATAGNLSAVTIKFEQDSADDEDDDKPLSSLNSCSSSAHTNASSEKLLLSGVHPLESTSDSLDSPSMYTPVKQPADSSYHTPVESELTPNTPLQQTQTTSLLTPPSSEQSKSLVSLSAASGLDALLQNEEVLKNLRKVSSYLECENSLCRQENLREHFHCHEEPCQGKILSKKDDIIRHLKWHKKRKESLKLGFARFSSADDCAPAYGEGCAYNWKQTHYHCVYEHCPKVYVSTSDVQMHANFHRKDSEIVNEGFRRFRAHENCRIEDCPFFGKKISHYHCCRDGCNHTFKNKADMDKHKTYHLKDHQLKMDGFKKILKTETCPFEACKFSTVCNHIHCVREGCDYILHSSSQMISHKRKHDRQDGEQAYQQFKVKQDVEESSLDAAPQQQQSIGTSQPQVSHSVCSSNASTPLSSLSAEHFLSRKRGRPPKKIQLPADAQQDAKRLKVVDDTSNPALLQPQSQPTTPLLPLTNGLFPGLLPATAAPGVDPTAPNFQLTHLMALFQLQNPLFYQNLYPGMTQNPSMLGNLAALSAASAAAAAAAAANGVGVQQPTAEFSFKPEFKE
- the LOC108027211 gene encoding transcription factor castor isoform X2, producing the protein MANQMEFIMQLYMMNLMKQQQQQQLQQQQLQQQQQQPLAGYTYTQNEDISSSTCLQQQHEQQQHQQQQSQLQQPQQDHLKTRTHKRISSQNTNSSSSRSCSPNMTSTPIEKAATPATSAGATAGNLSAVTIKFEQDSADDEDDDKPLSSLNSCSSSAHTNASSEKLLLSGVHPLESTSDSLDSPSMYTPVKQPADSSYHTPVESELTPNTPLQQTQTTSLLTPPSSEQSKSLVSLSAASGLDALLQNEEVLKNLRKVSSYLECENSLCRQENLREHFHCHEEPCQGKILSKKDDIIRHLKWHKKRKESLKLGFARFSSADDCAPAYGEGCAYNWKQTHYHCVYEHCPKVYVSTSDVQMHANFHRKDSEIVNEGFRRFRAHENCRIEDCPFFGKKISHYHCCRDGCNHTFKNKADMDKHKTYHLKDHQLKMDGFKKILKTETCPFEACKFSTVCNHIHCVREGCDYILHSSSQMISHKRKHDRQDGEQAYQQFKVKQDVEESSLDAAPQQQQSIGTSQPQVSHSVCSSNASTPLSSLSAEHFLSRKRGRPPKKIQLPADAQQDAKRLKVVDDTSNPALLQPQSQPTTPLLPLTNGLFPGLLPATAAPGVDPTAPNFQLTHLMALFQLQNPLFYQNLYPGMTQNPSMLGNLAALSAASAAAAAAAAANGVGVQQPTAEFSFKPEFKE